The window GGACGGGCGACACCCACCGGATGAACTCCTCGACCGCCGTGTGCGTGAGCAGCTCGGGCTGCTCGCGCAGCAGCCGCCGCTGCTCGGGGTGCAGCGCCAGGTCGCGGATCATCGTGCCGATCACGGTCCGGGTCGTCTCCGCCCCGCCGTCGAGCACGAGGATGGTCTCGTCGAGAACGCGTTTGGTGTCCCACCCCGGGGTCGTCACCCACAGCGAGATGAGGTCGTCGCGGGGCTCGGCCCGGCGGGCCTCGATGATCTGCACGGTGGTCGCGACGAAGTCCTTGATGACGGGGATGATCCCGGGGTGGGTGACGTGCGGCGGGCCGTCCGGTGACGTCTTGCCGGACAGCAGCATGATCTGCTCCGACCAGTACCGGACCTTCTCCCACAGCTCGCGCGGGTATCCCAGCAGGTCGCCGATCACGATGGCCGGAAGCCGCGAGGCGATGGACTCGATCGCCTCGCACTCCCCGAGCGGCGTCACCGCGTCGAGGATCTCCGCGACGACGCCGCGAACGTGCTGTTCATGGCTACGCATGGCACGCGGGGTGAACCGCCGGGCCACCACGTTGCGCTGGTCCTGGTGGTCCGGATCGTCCATATTGATCATGGAACGGTCTTCGCGCAGGTCGATGTGCGGCCGGGAGCCGTAGAACGACGAGTACCGGGCGCCGTCCTTCTCGACCGCGAGGACGTCGGAGAAACGGGAGACGACCCACAGCTTCTGTACCGGGTCCCAGAAGACCGGAGCCTCGTCGCGCAGCCAGCGGTACGCCTCCCACGGGTCCACGTAGAACTCGGGGTCGAGAACGTTGATCCGCTCTTCGGCGGCGGTCCCGGTCGTCATGCGAACGACACCTGGTGGTCGGAGGCAGCCGTCAGGCCGAGTTCGGGCCACTCGCCGTGGATGAGGCTCTCCAGGATGCCGTAGCCCACCGCGTCGCCTTCCCGGACCCGGACCGGCGTGTCGCGAAGCTGGCCGAGGACGCGCAGGTTCTCGTCGCTCCAGCAGTCCTCGAAGTACTCGCCGTCGAGGTGCAGCTTTCCCAGCCACGACCCGTGGATG of the Pseudofrankia saprophytica genome contains:
- a CDS encoding cytochrome P450 → MTTGTAAEERINVLDPEFYVDPWEAYRWLRDEAPVFWDPVQKLWVVSRFSDVLAVEKDGARYSSFYGSRPHIDLREDRSMINMDDPDHQDQRNVVARRFTPRAMRSHEQHVRGVVAEILDAVTPLGECEAIESIASRLPAIVIGDLLGYPRELWEKVRYWSEQIMLLSGKTSPDGPPHVTHPGIIPVIKDFVATTVQIIEARRAEPRDDLISLWVTTPGWDTKRVLDETILVLDGGAETTRTVIGTMIRDLALHPEQRRLLREQPELLTHTAVEEFIRWVSPVLNMRRTATEDHELHGQHIRSGDQILLLYSAANRDPRAFTDPDVLDVTRTSERHVAFGFGTHVCLGAHLARLEIRVMFEELLRRMPDWELVDPDEPQILAATFARAYDRIRIRFTPS